The genomic region CAAAATAAGTACATTGCCAAAACGATTGACTTatataaatgttttctcaaacttaatctttatacaaaTGTGGTTTACCAAAGTCATCCTTTTTTAAACCTCATATTCACATGAGTATATTGACAAAAATAATACCAGCTCATAATAATAGAGTCATTTCTAataattgttggtgattttagcatgatccaacattcattttagggattggattactatgttgaaagtgttttcgaaccactgatacgttacacgaattcggagagtgtggagtacacgttcataAAATGTGAGCTGGTTTGAGGTTTCTTTTGGACTTGGAAATAATGtttggaacttaaggaatgcgaaacgcgacttgaaaggctaaacatagttgaaaataagcttaaacttAATTTTGGTGTGCAGTGAACTCGCTGAAAAGGtgccttttcaacccaaaaggcacattcgaaccacaaacgttttggggttgttccagggcatttaAACTACGCTTTTACATGTTGTTTgaccattttaagtctaaataAATGAATGTAAACTTCCAAGTCACTAAtgggtatgaatcaaaggttgtgacttttcaagaaaccttttgacccattataaatacactctttgtgtatttgaaaaaggttccaaaattttggatttttacacacactttcaacttaaacaattagaagataaatctctgcaattgttttgattgttttcttttagCCAATACAACTATCtagtctttgtcttatcccaatcgaaacttcgtgtaacccgtggctaatagggtcaaaatattcgattaggaaagtgttcacacgatttaaagatcaatccggagtcggTTCCGTTTCAGGCACGAAGGTTTACTCACAATCCAAGTTCATAACATACTAATCGAATATTTGATCACCATGTCCGGTGAAACGGTGAAAGAAATGACTTCAAAGTTTGCAAAATTGGAGAAGTTTAAAGGGGCAGATTTTAGAAGATGGTAAAAGAAGATGCAATTTCTTTTGACTACATTGAAATTGGTCTATGTGTTGTCAACTCCAAGGCCCGCTGAATCGGATAAAGAGACCATGGAACATGCCCGGTTAAGGAGCAAATGGGACAACGATGACTTGATGTGTCATGGCCACATTCTAAATGGTATGTCCGATGTTTTATTTGATGTTTACAATTGCGTTGAATTGGCAAAGGAACTTTGGGATAAATTGGAGGCCAAGTATATAGCCGAGGATGCATCTAACAAGAAATTTCTTGTTAGCAATTTCAACAATTACAAGATTGCTGATACTAGGCCCATCATGGAACAATTCCATGAGATCCTTAGGATCTTGGGGAAATTTACCCAACATAACATAAGTGTGGATGAAACTTTCATGGTTTCATACATTATTGACAAATTGCCATCTTCATGGCAAGATTTCAAGCACACACTCAAACACAAAAAAGAAGATATGAATTTGAATGAGTTGGGTAGTCACTTGAGAATTGAGGAATCAATTCGGGCACAAGATAGTGCCAAGGGGAAGGGTAAAGAAGTGGGATCTTCTTCAATTAACATGATTGAAGATAAATCCCATGGGAATAAAtacaacaagaaatcaaacaacaaGAAATGAAAGTTTGATGGTAACAAAAATGCATGCAATAAGAAGGACAAGAAGTCTTGTTGGAGATGTGGCAAACCCGGTCACTATAAGCGGGATTGCAAAGTCAAGATGGGAGAAGGAGGAAGCACATCAGGTGCGGGCCAAGGATCAAAGGATCCTACTCCTAATCAAGGTCAAATTTATGACTTTGTGACTATTTCAATTAAGAACTATGTTTCACATATTTCTGATGCATTCTATGTACAGGATGATACAATTGGATGGTGGGTAGATTCGGCTGCAACTTGCCATGCTTGCAAGGACCGTGAATGGTTCAAGACTTTTATACCGGAAAATGTTGTTTTACACATGGGCAACGACTCTATTTCTAGTGTTGTTGGTTATGGAAATGTTGTATTGGAGTTTAGCTCCAGAAAAACTATTACTCTCTATAATGTATTGTATGTACCTACCTTTCGTAAGAAACTTATATCTAGTCCCATGTTGAATAAATGTGGGTATAAATAAGTGTTTGAAAGTAACAAATATATATTGTCTAAGTGTGGTGTGGTTGTTGGTTTTGGGTATTATAACAATGGTATGTTCATGCTTAATCTTAAAAATGTTCCTAGGGCCATTAATTCTACTTGCATGATTAGTTCTAGTACTTGTGATTCCGGTTTATGGCATGTTCGTTTAGGTCATGTACATTACAAACGAATGTATGAAATTTCTAAGGATGACTTAATACCAAGTTTTGACAAACATTTAGATAAATGTAAAACTTGTATGCTAACAAAGATCACTAGACAACCTTTTAGATAAATAAACCGAAAATCATCGTtattagaactaattcatagtgatCTATGTGATCTTCATGCTACTCCTTCAATGGGTAATAAGAAGTATATGATTACATTTATAGATGATTCGTCTAGGTATTGCTATGTGTATATTTTGCATTCTAAAGATGAAGCTTTAGACAAATTTAAAATctataaaactgaagtagaattgcaACTTGATTGTTCAATTAAAACATTGCATACCGACTGAGGTGACGAGTATTATGACCCGGAATATTTCCAATCGATAGGATTGATTCACTAAACCACGGCTCCTTATatgccacaacaaaatggtatagccGAAAGGAAGAATAGGACACTTAAAGAGATGGTGAACTCCATGTTGTCTTATTCCGATTTGAGTGAGGTATTTTGGGGGAAGCCATGCAAACGGCTTGCTACATTTTGAATAAGGTTCCCAACAAGAATGGGAAGAGGACTCCATATGAACTTTGGTTTAATAAATGCCCAAACTTGCATAACTTGCGAGTTTGGGGATGTAGGGCGGCCGTGAGACTTCTGGAACCCAAAAGGAAAACGTTGGGTGAAAAGGGTATTGATTGCATTTTTATTGGATATGCCGAGCATTCCGAGGTGTATAGATTCTTTGTCATTGAGCCAAATGATGCAATTTTAATTAATACCGTTATTGAATCAAGAGATGCAATATTTGATGAATTTAGGTTCTCATCAATACCTAAACTAAAGGATATCGCACCTATTGCATGTACCTCCCAAGGTGCTCAATTGGAAGAAATTCCAAATGAGACTCATGAGCCACGTAgagggagtaagaaaagaactcctaAATCATATGGTGAGGATTTTCAACTATTCTTGGTTGAAGGAACTAGAGATAGTGTTATCTCTCAACttcattattgttataatattGAGGAGGATCCGAGGACATATGATGAGGCCATGAGGTCTCGTTACGTTGCCTTTTAGAAAGAGGCAATTCGTAACGAGATAGACTCTATCATGGAAAACAATACATGGGTTCTAGTCGATTTGCCTCCCGGTTGTAAATCATTCGGCAACAAGTGGATCTTCAAAAGGAAGATGAAAGTTGATGGATCGGTTGACAAGTTTAAAACACGTTTGGTAATACAAGGTTTTAGGCAAAAGGAGggtattgactattttgatacctaTGCTCCGGTTGAGCGTATCACCACCATTAGATTGTTGATTTTGCTTGCGTCGATACACAATCTTGTTATTcaccaaatggatgtaaaaaccgcTTTTCTTAACGGTGATTTGGAGGAGGAGGTGTACATGAAACAACCGGAAGGATTTGTCATGCCGGGACAATAGACAAAGGTGTGCAAGTTGATTAAGTCTTTGTATGGACTTAAGCAAGCACCAAAGTAATGGCATCAAAAGTTTTATGATGTCATTTTGTCTCATGGCTTTATGATCAACCAATCGGATAAGTGTGTGTATAGCAAATTTGTTCACAAAGGAAATGGTGTGATTATTTGCTTGTATGTGGATGACATGTTGATCTTTGGTACTAACCAAGATCAAGTTGATAAGACCAAACAATTTTTGTCATCTAAATTTTTGATGAAGGAATGGGGTTGCGGATGTGATTTTTGGGATAAGGATCATTCGTGGTAACAATGGTATCACGATaactcaatctcattatattgagaagattcTCAAGAAGTTCAATCTTGAGGATACCTCCCTGGTGAACACTCCCATTGATCCTACTCTTAAGCTCTTACCCAATACGAGTTCGGTTGTGTATCAACTTAAATACTCGAGTGCTATAGGGTGTCTAATGTATGCAATGACTTGCACTAGACTGGATATTGCCTATGCGGTGGGTAAATTGAGTAGATTTACTAGTAACCCGGGTTCTCACCATTGACAAGCTGTGAATAGAGTATTTAAGTACTTGAAGCAAACCAAGGACTTTGGTATCACATATATCGGCTTTCCTTCTATCTTAAAAGGTTATTCGGATgcaagttggataaccaatatggaAGATCATTCTTCTACTACTGGTTGGATATTCCTACTTGGTGGAGGGGCAATTTCGTAGGCTTCGAAGAAGCAAACATGTATTACAAACTCGATAATGGAGTCGGAATTTGTTGCATTGGCTGCGGTGGGTAATGAAGTCGAGTGGTTAAGGAATTTGGTATATGAAATTCCTTTTTGGCCAAAGCCCATTCCTCCTATTGGTATGCATTGTGATAGTGCTTCAATGGTGGTTAAGGCTTATAGTCACATGTATAATGGTAAGTCAAGACACTTGGGTGTTAGACATTCCATGGTACGTGAATTAATCACAAATGGAGTGATCTCCATTGATTTTGTAAGATCGGAACAAAATCTAGCGGATCACTTGACCAAGGGACTAGCCAGGGACTCGGTGCACAAGTTGGCTATtagtgtgggattgaagtccatctaAATCTTTCAAAGTGGGATACCCAATTTTCAATGAGGAAAGCCTATTTTGAGAAGATTGGAACACATGTTTTCATATAATCCCAAGGTATGTGTTCGGACCTACAAGATAAAGTGAGGTTGAAGTTTACAACTTCTTAATAGTTCTCTTGAAAAATTCCATTGTAGGAGCAAGATTGAAGAGAGCTACCTAAGTAGACATGAAGTTGAGCTGCTTCAAGAAAGCTTTGGACTTAGTTTTCTATATGTTCATGATTGGATTGAGATACATGGATCCTAATAGTGTCAAGTTTGTATTGTTAGAGAATATGGAACTAGTGTGTATATTATCGACAGGTTTTCATatgaattgatgggttcaaactattagagcaccctgattttcgaattcttgcaTATGTAATATACTATGTAtaaattcaatccatgtgacatttacacttatgcattagtttctaattgttggtattttaataatcaaggatcatactaaaattggggggggggatttgttggtgattttaacaTGATCCAACATTCATTTTAGGGATTGGATTACTATATTGAAAGTGTTTTCAaaccattgatacgttacacgaatttggagagtgtggagtacacgttcgtaaaacgtgaggtggtttgaggtttcttttggacttggaaataatgtttggaacttaaggaatgcgaaacgcgacttcaaatgcgaaacgcgacttcaaatgcgaaacgcgacttgaaaggctaaacacacTTAAAAATAAGCTTAAACTTAATTTTGGTGTGCAGTAGCTATAAGCCGCGGCGCGGgcagcccgcggcgcggcttaaggcatgATTTTAACGTCGAGAGTTTTTGCATGTTTGGAAGTGTTTTGCTTTGTTAGCTCACAGCGCGGCTCCTGGACCCGCGACGCTGCTTAACACTGAACTCGCTGAAAAGGtgccttttcaacccaaaaggcatattcaaaccccaaacgttttggggtGGTTCCCGGGCATTTAAACTgcgtttttacatgtttttagaccattataagtctaaatacatgaatgTAAACTTCCAAGTTACTAAtgggtatgaatcaaaggttgtgacttttcaagaaaccttttgacccattataaatacactctttgtgtatttgaaaaaggttccaAAATTTTAACTTTTTACACACAGTTTCAACTTAAACAATTAGAAGATAAATCTCTGCAATTGTTTTGATTGTTTTATTTTAACCAAGACAACAATCtagtctttgtcttatcccaatcgaaacttcgtgcaacccgtggctaatagggtcgaaatatttgattaggaaagtgttcacacgattcaaagatcaatccgaAGTCGGTTCCATTTCAGGCACGAAGTTTTACCCGCAATCCAAGTTCATAACATTCTAATCAAATACTTGATCACCATGTCCGGTGAAATGGTGAAAGAAATGACTTCAAGATTTGCAAAATTGGAGAAGTTTGAAGGGgcagattttaggagatggcaaaagaagatgcaatttattttgactacattgaaaTTGGTCTATGTGTTGAAAACTCCAAGGCCCGCTGAACAGATGAAGAGACCATGGAACATGCCCGGTTAAGGAGCAAATGGGACAAAGATGACTTGATGTGTCGTGGCCACATTCTAAATGGTATGTCCGATGTTTTATTTGATGTTTACAATTTGGTTGAATCGGTAAAGGAACTTTGGGATAAATTGGAGGCCAAGTATATGGCCGAGGATGCATCTAGCAAGAAATTTCTTGTTAGCAATTTCAATAATTACAAGATTCTTGATATTAGGCCCATCATGGAACAATTCCATGAGATCCTTAGGATCTTGGGGTAATTTACCCAACATAACATAAGTGTGGATGAAACTTTCACGGTTTCATCCATCATTGACAAATTGCCATCTTCATGGCAAGATTTCAAACACACACTCAAACACAAAAAAGAAGATATGAATTTGAATGAGTTGGGTAGTCACTTGAGAATTGAGGAATCAATTTGGGCACAAGATAGTGCCAAGGGGAAGGGTAAAGAAGTGAGATCTTCTTCATATTCAACATTCTTATTACTGTACGGACTCAGATTAAGCATTATACACCGATTTGAAGCTAGTTATTGTGAATATTGTTTGTTATCCGAGTTAAGAGTTAAATCCACATGATCCAGAAGCATCAGTTTAAGCTCGGATTGAATATTTTGTGAATTATTTTATTCGTTTTTCATGTTTCCTAAGTTCAGATCAAATTCAAAGATTTAGTGGATGTTTAGAATCAAATTGCCGAAGGTTTGAAGTGAATTTTTGTATTTTTGGATCTCACTAAGATGCTCATCGAACTTTTCTCATATAGAGTTCAGATTTGGGTGCAAAATTTCACTTAACTTCTTTCACAGAACTCTTGCTCATCGAAATGACGCCAATCAAATTCTGGTGACTACCGAACTTTGAACCACTAAACtctagttccttggataagttcTCACTGAACTTGTATTCACCGAACAAGTTTTTGACTGAACTTTAGCTCACCGAATAAGTTTTTGACTGAACTTTGTTTACCAAAGTTGTCTTCACCATACTTTAGTTCACCGAACAAGTTTTggttaaaattaagtttttatggTATGATTAAGTAATCTGCAACTTTCAGCGTCAAGCAGATGTGTActacaatataagcccaagagtacaTCCTTATTCTAAAACCAGTTGGTGATAGAATGACTTTtcgttagacttatatacatacacttgttttgtcccatgaccgatgATCGGGTCATAAATGCTGATCATTATGGATGCTAAGGGTTGAATCTTATATGTATATTTGAGGTTTAAAATGCTTTTCCATGAAGTTTTTATAACGGGTAACGATTTGGATCGAAAACACGAAATACGGGGTTTAAACGAGAAAAAAGAGGAAAACTCAGTCCTAGGCACAAACTGCGGCAGTTTTTGCGGTTGTTTTTGCGGCTGGGTAAAATTGAAGTTGGGTCAGGGCCAATATGGGCATATTTTTGCGGCTGTTTTTGCGGTCCGACAGCAAATTGCGGCCGGgaggcgcaatttgcggctggaGCTATTTTTGGATAAAATTTTGAGGCCGAATTTGAGGAATTTGCTACTTGGGAAACACCCTACTTCATCCCTATATATGTGAAACCCTAGGCTACGAACTTTAGATCATTCACATCAGTTTTAAGAGCCAAAGACACCAcaaacatcatcataatcattccTTGTTCAAGGATTCAGGCCAAGCTACTCAAGATTCTTCATTaaatcatcatgttcatcatcaccaacatgagtGGCTAGTCTCTTTTACTTTATTCCTTGCATGAACAATTATTGTATGCTTAGCTCTTCATGAATTTATGTGATTCTTGATTTTTCAATCCTTATGTCTTTTGATTTATGACTTCATCGAATCTTTTGAATTATCAATTAATGCAAGTTTAAGTTTATTGATTGTTACAAGACAAGTGATTGTTATTTGACATATTGTGCTTAATCTAACTTAGTTATAATTAGTATAGGGATAAAGACAACGTGTGTAGGTAACATTGTTTGTCCCAAGATAATCATATATCATAAAACTGAAGAAATCTTGTCAATGAGGTTTAGTTGATAATTTGATAGCATAAACACTTGTTGGACTAGTGCATGCATAATTGGGATTGTAAAGAAATAAAGGCTTTAATCCAATTGTTTACAACCTTTTCATTTAGCTTATTGTTTATGCTCTTAATCTTTAATCATTCAAAGTTTGTGTTTTGCTTAGTAATTGTTAAACTAGTTGTTACTTTAGTTAATCTTAGTTAATCACTAAAACCAAATCCTGAAAATTGCTTGTGCTCAACCATTACTTCcagtggaacgaatcctgcttgccctatctaaagtagagtaattaggctatttttgatcgGCCCTTCAacaccgatcaaattttggcgccgctgccggggacatgtgcgcttgattgcaagctctCATTTTATTTGCTTTCTTGTTAAACTAAAAAAacctaaaaattataaaaccataaaaatccaaaaatattgtttCTGTTTATCTTCTTTTTGTCCGTTTTACGCTTGGTattcttgtttttgttgaagtgcaggttagtgtatgcaaactcggatTTCGGGAGATCAGAATCTTGATCCTTTAAATCAGGAAATCGAGAAATCTACAAAAGTTAATCGAAAAGCTACAAGGATTTTGAAATGTTCGATAGTGGCTTCAGCATCAACACAACCGCCACCAGAGTCACATCCAATTGTCCCACCCAATTCTCCTAAATCATATTCCGACACCGAGGAGGAAGTCTTTGTTCAAACAACCGTAATGGCTGACCGTCAAAGAGGAGTAAATacctactaccaaccgggtgaCTATGCGAATCATTCACCCATTGTTTTTCCCGCTCAAGTAGGGGGAAATGCTCGGAGATTTGAGGTTCGACCTCAGCTTATATCTATTTTGCTAACCTACCGAGGTATGGCCAATGAGGAACTGTATGAGCACATCACTGAGTTCAACAAAatatgtgctactaatcaggtaaatGGGTTCACTGATGTTGAGGTACGCCTTCGCTTATTTCCTTATTCATTAAAAGGTAAGGCAAAACGTTGGTTTCTATCCTTACccgcccggagtattaatacttgggcgaAAATGAATAAACGGTTTTACCCAATAAGTAAGACCTCGGATAtgcgtacgcaaataaaatcttttaggTAATTGCCCGGTGAACTGTTTCATGAAGCGTACGAGAGTCTTAAGGAGTTACTTAGGGCATGTCCACACCACGAGATACCAAAATTGGGAAATAGTCaaagttttctatgatagtttAGATTCCCAAAATAGACAATTCCTTTTGGCAGCTAGTGGTGGGGCATTCTTAACTCGAACTAGTGATGATGAGTGGACCTTCTTTGAGCAATTAAGCAAGAGTTCGAAAACCTAAGCTTCAGTCAATAGGAAGCAACCTAGTACATCCCGAGTGAATCATGTGTCCGACTCGGGTGGTTCATCTAGGAACTTAGAGCAAGAATTAgatgatttgaaaatgcttatatttaacaacccaaaccagggtcttgctttgatttaaaaatgcttatatttaacaacccaacccagtgtcttgcttgtaatgtttcaCAGGTTCAGGAGGTTTGTGAGATTTGTGGAAATCCT from Rutidosis leptorrhynchoides isolate AG116_Rl617_1_P2 chromosome 9, CSIRO_AGI_Rlap_v1, whole genome shotgun sequence harbors:
- the LOC139868795 gene encoding uncharacterized protein — its product is MQFLLTTLKLVYVLSTPRPAESDKETMEHARLRSKWDNDDLMCHGHILNGMSDVLFDVYNCVELAKELWDKLEAKYIAEDASNKKFLVSNFNNYKIADTRPIMEQFHEILRILGKFTQHNISVDETFMVSYIIDKLPSSWQDFKHTLKHKKEDMNLNELGSHLRIEESIRAQDSAKGKGKEVGSSSINMIEDKSHGNKYNKKSNNKK